In Longimicrobiales bacterium, one DNA window encodes the following:
- a CDS encoding LiaF domain-containing protein — ALVQHYAADHITVDEFERRVDVAHRTLDPAELTRLTSDLPTIRPPRSPEPEADRLLRKGAEVLAGAVRESQTLIAIMGGVERRGTWTPARRTIVIAFMGGAELDFRDARFGPGVTEVFIFATMGGVEIIVPPDLPVDTSGVAIMGAFEHRDQHMDRAPEMDDGSPRLHVRGFVMMGGVEVSIRRPGESAKDASRRIKAERKRRRLEDGL, encoded by the coding sequence GCTCTGGTACAGCACTACGCCGCCGATCACATCACGGTCGACGAGTTCGAGCGTCGTGTCGACGTCGCACACCGGACGCTCGATCCGGCGGAGCTCACGCGCCTGACGTCCGACCTGCCGACGATCCGGCCGCCCCGCTCGCCCGAACCGGAGGCCGACCGGCTGCTCCGCAAGGGCGCAGAAGTCCTTGCCGGCGCAGTGCGCGAGAGCCAGACGCTGATCGCGATCATGGGCGGCGTCGAGCGCCGCGGCACCTGGACGCCGGCCCGGCGCACGATCGTGATCGCGTTCATGGGCGGTGCGGAGCTGGACTTCCGTGATGCCCGCTTCGGGCCCGGCGTCACGGAAGTCTTCATCTTCGCGACGATGGGCGGTGTCGAGATCATCGTCCCGCCGGATCTGCCCGTCGATACCAGCGGCGTCGCGATCATGGGGGCGTTCGAGCACCGCGACCAGCACATGGACCGCGCCCCCGAGATGGACGACGGTTCGCCCAGGCTGCACGTGCGCGGTTTCGTGATGATGGGTGGTGTCGAAGTCTCGATCCGCCGTCCGGGCGAGAGCGCCAAGGACGCCAGCCGGCGGATCAAGGCGGAGCGCAAGCGCCGCCGTCTCGAGGACGGTCTGTGA
- a CDS encoding response regulator → MSERILIVDDDPNSRDIVQTFLESRGYHVEAAEDGQAALARLEDLKPGLVLLDVMMPGMDGWEVARVIKNHPDFGNTRVVMLTARSDFTDKTEGLRAGADDYIVKPIRLEELAERVEKNLAVREKTA, encoded by the coding sequence ATGAGTGAAAGAATCCTGATCGTCGACGACGATCCCAATTCACGCGACATCGTGCAGACCTTCCTCGAGTCCAGGGGCTATCACGTCGAAGCGGCGGAGGACGGGCAGGCTGCCCTTGCCCGCCTCGAGGACCTCAAGCCGGGCCTCGTGCTCCTGGACGTGATGATGCCGGGCATGGACGGGTGGGAAGTCGCGCGTGTCATCAAGAATCATCCCGACTTCGGAAACACGCGGGTCGTGATGCTGACCGCGCGCAGTGATTTCACGGACAAGACCGAGGGTCTGCGCGCGGGCGCGGACGACTACATCGTCAAGCCGATCCGCCTCGAGGAGCTGGCGGAGCGGGTCGAAAAGAACCTGGCCGTTCGGGAGAAGACCGCTTGA
- a CDS encoding PLDc N-terminal domain-containing protein — MRLAIVLLILVVEAWAITSVFGSRHPARRKAAWTLAIVLLPVVGVLGWLGRGNR; from the coding sequence ATGCGACTCGCCATCGTCCTGCTGATACTCGTGGTCGAGGCATGGGCCATCACCAGCGTGTTCGGCAGCCGGCATCCGGCCCGCAGGAAGGCCGCCTGGACCCTTGCAATCGTGCTGCTTCCTGTGGTCGGGGTTCTGGGCTGGCTTGGCCGGGGCAACCGCTGA
- a CDS encoding ABC transporter ATP-binding protein, with protein MTDAQHHEEEALGKAYDARLMRRLLGYLRPYRGRVVVAILILLGASLMALVGPWLTQLALDRAIPEGDTRLLGLFALAFLASLIVAFILEYAQTLITTWLGQRVMYDLRREIFGHLQKLELRYYDRNPVGRLMTRVTSDVEVLNELFSSGVVTVFGDVFTLLFITGAMLIMDWQLALVTMLVIPLVFVATQVFRARVRNAYRDIRVRLARINAFLQERITGMSIVQLFGRERETSQRFRRIDADYLDAHLRSITYYAIFFPVIELLTATAFALIISYGGAQILGSRGAGLAESGITVGVLAAFLQWARRFFQPIQDLSEKYNMLQGAMASSERIFGLLDTEPPPATYGPALSLPGDAQGRIEFRDVWFAYGRTDDGEWDWVLRGISFTVEPGQRLAVVGHTGAGKTSLISLLMRFYEPQRGEILFDGVPIRQVDPRALRDRIALVLQDVFLFSRDIAYNIRLGEGSIDDERVAQAAQRVGADAMIRRLPHAYAEPLGERGASLSVGERQLLSFARALAFDPLVLVLDEATSSVDSALEARIEQALDTLMHGRTSIVIAHRLSTVQNADRILVLHHGELREQGTHAELLERGGLYARLYELQFVRAQQDLPRAASS; from the coding sequence GTGACCGACGCGCAGCACCACGAAGAGGAGGCTCTCGGCAAGGCGTACGACGCGCGGCTGATGCGTCGGCTGCTGGGCTACCTCCGACCGTACCGCGGCCGCGTCGTCGTCGCCATCCTGATCCTGCTCGGCGCCTCGCTGATGGCCCTCGTCGGCCCCTGGCTGACGCAGCTCGCCCTGGATCGGGCCATCCCCGAGGGTGACACCCGGCTGCTCGGCCTGTTCGCACTGGCGTTTCTCGCGTCACTCATCGTCGCCTTCATCCTCGAGTACGCGCAGACGCTGATCACGACCTGGCTCGGCCAGCGCGTGATGTACGACCTGCGGCGGGAGATCTTCGGCCATCTCCAGAAGCTGGAGCTGCGCTACTACGACCGGAACCCGGTCGGCCGGCTGATGACGCGCGTGACGTCCGACGTCGAAGTGCTGAACGAGCTGTTCAGCTCGGGCGTCGTGACGGTGTTCGGCGACGTGTTCACGCTGCTCTTCATCACCGGCGCGATGCTGATCATGGACTGGCAGCTCGCGCTCGTGACGATGCTCGTGATCCCGCTGGTGTTCGTTGCGACACAGGTGTTCCGCGCCCGCGTGCGCAACGCCTACCGCGATATCCGCGTCCGGCTCGCCCGCATCAATGCGTTCCTGCAGGAGCGCATCACCGGCATGAGCATCGTCCAGCTCTTCGGCCGCGAGCGCGAAACGTCGCAGCGCTTCCGCCGGATCGACGCCGACTACCTCGATGCCCATCTCCGCTCGATCACGTACTACGCGATCTTCTTTCCGGTGATCGAGCTGCTGACCGCCACGGCATTCGCGCTCATCATCAGCTACGGCGGCGCGCAGATCCTGGGAAGCCGCGGGGCAGGGCTCGCGGAGAGCGGCATCACGGTCGGCGTGCTCGCGGCATTCCTGCAGTGGGCACGTCGGTTCTTCCAGCCGATCCAGGACCTCTCCGAGAAGTACAACATGCTGCAGGGGGCCATGGCCTCCAGCGAGCGCATCTTCGGCCTGCTCGACACGGAGCCGCCACCGGCCACGTACGGCCCGGCGCTCTCGCTTCCCGGGGACGCACAGGGCCGCATCGAGTTCCGCGACGTCTGGTTCGCATACGGCCGTACCGATGACGGCGAATGGGACTGGGTGCTGCGCGGCATCAGCTTCACGGTGGAGCCAGGACAGCGGCTCGCCGTGGTCGGCCATACCGGTGCAGGCAAGACCAGCCTGATCAGCCTGCTGATGCGCTTCTACGAGCCGCAGCGCGGCGAGATCCTGTTCGACGGGGTGCCGATCCGACAGGTCGATCCGCGGGCGCTGCGCGATCGCATCGCGCTCGTGCTGCAGGACGTCTTTCTGTTCAGCCGCGATATCGCGTACAATATCCGCCTCGGCGAAGGCAGCATCGACGATGAGCGTGTCGCGCAGGCGGCACAGCGCGTCGGCGCCGATGCAATGATCCGGCGGCTCCCGCACGCGTATGCCGAACCGCTCGGGGAGCGGGGTGCGTCGCTTTCGGTCGGGGAGCGCCAGCTGCTTTCGTTCGCGCGGGCGCTGGCCTTCGATCCGCTGGTGCTGGTGCTCGATGAGGCGACCAGCTCCGTCGACTCGGCGCTCGAGGCACGCATCGAGCAGGCGCTCGATACGCTCATGCACGGCCGGACCTCGATCGTGATCGCTCATCGGCTCTCCACGGTCCAGAACGCCGATCGGATCCTGGTGCTGCACCACGGCGAGCTGCGCGAGCAGGGCACACATGCGGAGCTGCTCGAGCGGGGCGGGTTGTATGCGCGCCTGTACGAGCTGCAGTTCGTACGGGCCCAGCAGGATCTGCCACGGGCCGCGAGTAGCTAG